A stretch of DNA from Mugil cephalus isolate CIBA_MC_2020 chromosome 12, CIBA_Mcephalus_1.1, whole genome shotgun sequence:
TTGTGGTAGATGAACTTGCACTGGTCTGTTTCGGCTTCCTCGATGTTCAGCGTGTCTTTTTCACAGTGATGCAGTACTTGAGAGATGCACTATCCCCCACTCAGGTAAACTTGGCTGGCAGGACGTAGTGGAGAGGGGAGCGCCTCAAAGCGCCCTGTGGGACCTGGCCAAGGCCATTCTCATGATTTTCGGCAAACTAGAAGTCAAAGGCTGGACCACTGACTCGATTCTGGCAATCTTTGAGGAGCTCATTGGTATGCTACCGTTTGTCAGCAGTTGTCAAATGTTTTTACGTTTTAAACAAGCAAGATCTCATCGAGAGAGATTTGTTTACTAGAGTGGAAtcaaacattgttttttctcACAATCTGCCTCTGCTAATGTCTCTATGTCAAACATTTCAGTTAACTGACTTAAAGTGAAGGCTCCAATAATAACAGAGCTGACGGTAAATCTGTGGTTGTTCTTCTCACTGTCTCCAGTCATCCCTCTGCCGTGGCACGTGGAGAATGTAGCTCGTCTTCTGGTGCTGTGTGGCAGCTCTCTCTGCTACACTATTCTGGCAAGCAAAGCCCTGAACGGCCGACTCTTCGAGGTCTCGAGACTCATCGTCTACATCATACTGGTGAGAGTTCTACTTCTCTTATCCTCAGCTGAATCAGGGAAATTGACGTAATTTTAAGCCTCATTTATGGTCGTTGGGTGAATATTATTAGATTTTAAATTGAGTTGCTGGAGCATGAGATGCACAGTACAGATGGCATGGGAAAAGGCTCGGAGAGTGCTTCTCTCAGAAATGGCAGTTTTAAAACTGGGATATCAGTGCTATGAGGTGGCCATAGTAACTGTGCCATCAGTGAGCTACCCACATTTGTCTTTTATACAGcttatgtaagaaaaaaaatgatgtttatacatatataaaagtCATCCGTTTGCTGGTGTGAGCATCCGTGGTCCTGGTTTTTAAAGTGTGTCCTGCAGTGAAGCCACTGGTTCAACCCCTGATGCTTGGTTCAATATGTTGAAATGATGGGTGATAAGTTCAGAGAATCAGTGCACGGGAAGAGGAACTgaagtgaagaaaataaaataagttcaaAGAGCACACAGAACATCTCTCCATTTAAACTGTatctaatctgaacattcaGATACACAAAAATATTCGACTATGCTCAACTAGAATGAATGAACAACTGGTGAGCACAGTACAgcagaggccagctctgtaAAATGGTTATTAGCTTTTTCTTGCTTCTTTGcttcacagctaatagtagctcttccagtTTCCTGCGTTACATGGATCAGAATGCCTTTACTGTCATTGCAAAAAagatatgaaatgaaatttgCAGATCTTTTTTGCAGTGacgaatacagactactgccacctgctggtatgaggaattatttcttttcatccGGGTGCAGAACGTACATGCCACCTGGTTTTTGGCTGAGGTTTTTTGCTTTGCACTCAAATACAACTCTTTGATACAGATACATGAGACCTGGTGCTATAATATTATATGTTACGTCCCTGGCCTTGCCAGTGTTTAAtcatatttaatcatatttaacTATGGTAACAACTGTACTTCAGAAACAGATCTGTTGGgtcagatttctcttctgtgtgGCTTCGCTCTCAGGTGTGTGAGAAGGATGGTTATCACATGAGCTGGGCGGTGAAGTTGGTGCAGCAGATCTGCAAGGTCTTCAACACAGCTCCTGAAAGGTTCTGCTTCATCCAGCAACTGGAGAGCACGTTTTCAGAAGTCACCAGGGAGTTCTTTGAGTTTTCCGTCGCAGGTGAGGAGGGGCGGCTTTCTAGAGcgtccatttatttttcttcagttctttAATGGTCTTGACACCATCTCAGTTGGAATAGACAACATGAATTTACAGGGACATGGGAAAGGCTGGCGTGTTGTTAGACTGTGATAATGTTGTTGGGGAGTAGTCAAGCAGGATAACCACACATAGGAACATGCGACTCTTCATTACAGCTAAAACCcagcatttaaatgaatgtgccAAAAGTTGGACAATTAAATGCTAAAATTACGATGATTTGTGTGAAAGTAAAACTAACATTCCTGATACTGACAGCAGTATTTATGATTCAGTTTGGATGTCTGTAAGCTGTAAACAGTGATCTTACCTCTTGTTTCTTCTCagtacttttaatatttaacaggcCTAGAGCAGAACATCTGATACTGTTTTTAAAAGCAATATTCAAAGTCagtaatattaatatatcatttttttccccagggaACCACTTTGAGGACAGAGAGACTTTCCAAACCCTGTGTATCCTCCTGGACTCCAGCGCTCGCTTCCACACTAAATTCCTCCACATGTTCCTTAAATAGGAGTTAATGCAGATTAAAAGTAATGTGGAAGAGATACAGTAAATGCCAATAATGAAGGGGGATAACTAATGCAGGCAATAGAGGCTCTTTACAGAAAGAGAGTCGAACACAGCTCTGAACATGGGGATCTTAGAGAAAGCTGAGGTTTTGGTTGACAGCAACTCTGCCGTTGTTGGTTGAGCATAGAGCTGTTTAAATACTCTGGTTAAATACTCTGTATGGTTATATACACAAACAAtatatttgtttcagtttcttaCAATCTTGTTCTTAAATCATCTTAGATGTTAacttttatacagtatttaatatttattccattttatttattcaggaacactgtatatttgacagtttatttattcacctTGAACTCCTCTGTGTGCATAGAGTTGCGACGGAGCAgctacattttttcttttgtttgtttttttttgtataatttattaaactggcattttaaaatgtttgtcttgGTTTTTATATCTTTGTTCTGCTTTATCTTTTCCCATGGATTATTTGTGACAGATCTCTTAAAGAATACAGTGTACACGTCATATAATAGGCATTTATTAATCTCCAGACAGCAGAATATTCTGCGTTGACagcattttcaaaaaaaagtataataataattaataaataattcaacGGATGAAATTAATAAAGCATGTGtcacagaataaaaaagaagctgcttcaAATAAAAAACGTTTGAATGTTAATGTATACAGAAACAATGAGTTTATGTTCAGACAGCATTCATATCTGTGTATATATGGAGAAGCACTTTACATATTCACTTTACACCATAGTCATCAATGAGTTGGactatttagaaatatatagagattttttttcaaggtaAATACAGTCTTAAAGGTGCCGTATGCAGTACTAGGCTATTTGACATTGATGATTAAGGCCTACAACATCAAGGGTGATGAACCCTCTGAATGAGATCCAGTCCCTCTGTCCATGGCCATGAGCATTTCagtcattcatgtgttcattgttTTGATATGATCTggcaaaaaacagaaaaacacatttattttgttgttttttctaagGACTTTGGTTCTACTTTTGTCTTAAATGATCTGCAAGGGGTTTGGataaaaaacagctaaaacatcTAATTGTTAATTCACGTAGCGTCAAGgacatgaacacaacacaaatgaaagtttaaaaatCTACTCACAAATGTCTCTTTTGGAAAGGATTGCTCTTGTAACCTGTTTTTGTTAccattatttctttatttaactgATTATTGAATTGCGAGTTATTATGAATCAAGTATTTTGCTTATTTAACCTGCCACGATTTCACTCCCATCCAGAGAGACACAATCTACCACCACAACCGCTTACTGTACATGATACTTACTGTGCAATTTGTTCTatagaggagaggaaaaacaacgcACGTCTTAATATGAGCCATTTACAGGACACTGACAATATTGACATTGAAATTCTGGCAGCCCTTTCCCTGTTTTGGCCTGGCGTGACagtttcattaaatgttaaataccaGCCAAGTTACCTTGTAGCCAGTCCAGTCCTTCTTGGAGGCCCTCTCCTTTGACAGCGTTGCTGgcgctgggaaaaaaaaaaaaaaaagggaagatgTGGAGGAGTTAATCTGCTTGTGGCACACGCTCACTTTCTCATGACTTTTCTTGGATCCTGGACATTCAAAGCTGTCCAGCTCTTAATCCATCGGCCTTCCATCTGTCTAATGAGTAAACACGGCGGAGAACACATGTATAGAAAAGAGCCAGGGTTTTTAGTAACTGCACGTCGATAATGTTTAACCTGTGAGTCATGGAAAATAAGCTggaagtggccagtgagtaaACAAGCCTGATCCTTTTATTATCTGAGACTTTAGGCTATAACTTAGTGCTATACATAAGGTTACAGATGGGGATGTGATTCAGCTCATCTCTTGTAGTTTAATCCAAGCGCACTTCCTTTTAACACTACTTGAATAATTACTGTCAATAAACTGCTCTAGCTTTGCTCAGAGACACTAGGTGACACAAGGTGACGGGTATTTTACCAGATGTGCCAAGGCTTGTCTTTGATGTTCTCCAAACTCAACATCTGTGACACCTTGACCGAAGACATCGCGTCCCGCACGTCCATCTTGTTAGCAAAGAACAACACTGGTAACTTTTTGCTGCGAATGTCTGGAcgagaagacaaagaaagacgAGCGAGTCGTCGGCAAACAATGACATTTATCCAGTTATGGGCTTTTAATCAGGAACTGAAGCCTCAAATGTGATTAGACGTTTATTAACTCATATTGTTGAATAGTGGGTGCTAAGGTGATTTGGTACCCTCGTGGTTGAGAAGAGTATCTAGCTCCTCCTTAGCAACAACCATTCTTAGCCTGTCACCACTGTCAATGACAAAGATGATGGCATGGCTCTCTCTGTaggaaacaacaggaaacaTAACTGACAGAGTAATGCTAAATacaattttaatatttgttcagtgtttgccccaatgtgtttgtgtctcctaCTTGTAATAATGCTCCCATAGGTTTCTGTATCTGCTCTGCCCGGACATATCAAAGACTGTGAACGAcaagctgcagagagagaaagaaaaacacagcttAGGCTCACACGAACTGGCCGATTACTTCTCTTGAACTCCAAGAATCAAATCTATTCCATTCTACCTTGAACTCTTGAACTTTTCAATGTTGAAGCCGATAGTTGGGACTATTTCTTGCGCCTGCGTCTACACGCACccccacgcacacaaacacacaaaaaaagacaagtgaTGGCAAAAGCATGTCAACAACGAGACGACATAATGAAAGGATGATGTGGGTTTTACCTGACTAACATGTTTCCACTCTTCTGACAATGGGCCTAAATGATTGGAATGCTGAAAACAAGCAATCAGCGAATGATTGCAGTGAAATAAAGATCTTGACAGGCCTTCCTATGATATGCGTCCTATGTTATAATGGACCCCACATGGCAGTGCGGCAAACACAAAGGCCTCTTAATTCCACAATAATCTTTATGACGAGACATCAAACTTCCCAGCTGTTGAATCTCAGCGTCGTACTTACATTAGCCGGTTTGAGCTGGTTGATGATGGTAGTTTTGCCGCTGTTGTCAAGTCCCAAACACAAAACGTtgacttctttcttctttaggCCAAGCCAGCCAGACAGTTTATCTAGCAGTCCCATGGCTCTCAGCTGACTCTATACCATTTAAAAGTTTAACGCATCACCCCATAGATGGTCCGATAGCTGGGAATTAAATGCGCTAGATTTCCGAATTCTCACGAAAGCCAACAATAAGGTTAAACATAGCCGCACTGTTCCCGGTACTGGCCGTGAATAGTGTTACAAGCTGAGATGTTGCATCCCGGCTTGCAAAGGGTAATCCTATTAAGGCGAATTAAGCTCAGTGACCTATGGAGCGTGCAGCTTAgcagccccccacccctcatCCTGATGCATTTGATTTATTACTTTAACACCTTAACTCTCTGGAGGGTCCCCTCCTGCTTTGGGCCTCTTGaaggcacagaaacacacacatacatgtaacAGCAACATGTCCTGTTCATCTTTTGCCCACCAAATTATGACGCTCTTAGTTGTGCACACAACCTAAAGTGACCTGATCTGTGAAACAATGTTATTGTacaaattctttggttgattgggcatttttatgtatatatgttttattttttcccacaaatttaaatttctttaaatacacattaacatgcacccagcacattttagtaaagggatcaatggaggcagaagacattatcttttaGTCAACACTTCAGCGATTCAAGAGCTGCCTCAACAGAGCAGCGTCACACATGgcgccacactagccgagacctgtcaatctaagcctcctgtacagggtatcgctgctgagccaatcacgggGCTCCATATTACACGCCAATTCTGCCacgttccccgcaattggccgggAGCCTGTTCAGCCCCctggtgaaatcccagacgtaCGCTGCAAAATTAGTAGAAGAGAAGCTAAGTGCAGCTGCTAACAtaaggtatgtttatgtttaaaacatGGAAGACCCCTGTTATAGTAAATctgcaataacagaaaaactACCAGTGCAAGACACTAAGAATAAATATGATGTtggtctgaaaaagaaagaaagaaaaaaaaaaaaacattaacatattttgatCTAACTATAAGAGTGGACCATGTTAAGGGTATTGGGTTTGCTCTCAGCATAAGAACTGTAGCGTAGCCAGTCTGAAAACATTCAGATCTAATGTTAAACTTTGCTAAATACAGACTTTAAAGTAAACTTGATCTTTTAACATGAGCGTCTGGAGCTGATTAGTGGCTCAACAGCTCCATCTTTTGGTTATCAGTGTATGATTTCCCCAAAACTGCCTGGTTGTATTAGTGCTAAAAGTTTCATACatctgatttttctttgttaaattacGTTCCATGCTCTGAAAGTACGTCCCTTACCCGTGTTAACTCAACACGGAAAGACTAAAAGAGTTTCTTCAACATTTCAGTTAAAAATCgccacaaaattaaaagagCGGTCAACCACCAGAACTGTTCATctttatttgcaaataaatattcGCTGTAACTGCCTCTTACAGTGTGCAAGATCTACGACATCTCTTTGGaaattatagaaaaataaaatacaagaattATAAGTATACTTGTACTTTGTACAAAAGAACGTTCTAACATTGCTCAGCAGTAGAACATGCTAAACAAACAGCATCTGATATTCTCCATAATCTGTAGAAGGGGTGGTgactgtgagtgtgtatgtgtgtgtgtgtgtgtttgtgtgtttgtatgaatATATGTGCGTCTGGATGTGTGCGTGCACCTGTCCTACTCCTGAAGGCCTGGAAGCATTACTACACTGTGACCTGAAAGGCTCCAGATCCAGTTCGCCCTTGACATTAATCATTGAGCTCGCCTTGTAATAAAACCCACAGGTGTAGATGAGTGGTTATTCTCATACAGTTCAAACTAATGGCTAGGTCCTGTGACTGCATTCAAACTCAAagtactttttattattaaactacTGTAAGGTGTTTCTGTCTTGCATGGTTAACAGACTGTAAggcattctgtgtgtgtttgtgtgcgtgtccgtgcatgtgtgtttgtaactGTCGACGACTCAGGATGGGTTatgatgctgctgtttttcttggttctctctctgccttcttTCCGGCTGTTGGACAGCTCTGTTCCTGACCACAAAAAGCTAagactattttttattattttttttgttcctttacaGGTTTCCACCAACCAGCTTTTAGCTACTTCTGCTGCCCCTGACTCAACTAACTAGTTTTACTGTGCAGCACTGCTCGGAATTCAACCGCTGACTTAgagaatgaagaaaatgttgatttCAATGGCAAACGTCTGACATCATCTACTGCAGTTTGGAACAGTATTCATTCCCGACTATGTACACTGGTTTCCCATAATGTCACAAATGCCACAACCTTTACATGACCACTATGAAAGCACGGCCAGAAGGAGAATTAATCAGTAAAATCCATGTGGTACTGTTGCACCACAGATGGACTATTCTCCCACACAACTTTGCCTTAAAAGAGCAAACCAGACTCCCTATAATGTATGTGTgtccaggcaaaaaaaaaaaaaaaaaatgaaaaaaataagaatgacATGAAAGAATCTCAGCAAATTTAGAAGAACCATATAAGTCCCTGTTACGTTTCCCGACAATTTCAAACATCTCCTATATCTACAGCTAAGTTCTGtgaacattcaaatattaaGACAGTGGAGATTGTGTACTTTCAGGCAATGTACAGTATGACATTCACaatctaaaaagaaaattaaaataaaactcaggCTGGTCACACAACTTCACGTACACTGGTCGCCAAAAAACTGTCGGAACAGACTTGTATGGTTATTCATTTGGAAGCAAGCGAGCCAGTTCTGCAAGCTTAGCGTATGACTGAGTAAAAACAAGTGGATAGTGTCATGTGAGCCTCATGTTTAAACAGGAGCTCTCTCATTGCACAATTCGCCATCTCCCTCTCAGATACTGAGGTGACTGCATAATACTGTATTGCTGATTCtgttaaaaactttaaataaatagaatatttaAATAAGATCCAGGTTTACTAGGGCTTTCACATACAGGACTGCACATATATTGATATTAggttataaataattattaactgTCTATACACTTTTAAACATTCAAGAAATCTCCACAATGTTCCTCTCGCTTCTCTGTTCAAGTATTAGTGTACCAGATTCTCTGGAGAGCGGGCAACTAAAGCAAATATATCCTTATGATAAATTATCaaactccaaaataaaaaatattgaggatttttttttcctttttaaaggacaaaatgtttccattgcacACCCGATAGCAGCTACATGAGCACATAACTGAGCAAGAAAtcaacaaggaaataaaaaaggaaagatcCAAAGATTCAGTAGATTAAATTTGCAAATCTACATCTCTAGATATTGTTGCTCCACACACAAAGTTGCAACAAGGCATTACATTCCCCTAAGAGAGGGCCTGGGCCAGTCTTTAAAGTCTATCAGGCTGTAATAGTCTGGCAAAACCAGAAACAATGTGGGAGGGGTGTATAGTAGAAAAAGTCTGTTGCTATGGGAAACGTGGGAGACCAGGGGGGAGTCTGCTGGAAGAGTCTGTCCAGTGAACTCCTGTATGAGGGGTTAAGACTCAGGCACAGGCTGTAGACTGTCCATCATACGGTCTAGACTTCGCTTCCCTCTGGCCCGTCTATCTGTCCATCCCAGGTTGCGTTAAAGGACGTCTTCATACATGGAAACCCTTCTCCTGTTCGTGCAGTAGCTGAAGGTGCAGGGTCTGTATGCTGCTGATGATCCGCCTCTGGTGGCCGATCAGTTCCACGCCAATACGCCTCACATCTCTAGGCCAagagtggaaacacaaacacacacacacaaacacgaacaCATTTAACCATCATACGTCCACTTTCTTTAAAAAGCCACAGCTGACATCCACAGGCTAAACAGATCTCCATCATACGCTTTGCTGCAGCTACAAAGTCAACTTATTTTAGGCTTCCTGTAATAAGACAATGGTTAAGTTTTAGCTCCTTCACTCACTCAATACTCATCCTCGCCACAGAATCCAATGTGTTGTAGCCCGACGCCATAAAATTACTCTTGTACTGACTCATCTTGATGGAGTCCAGCCAGTCACCCACAGAGATGAACATTGGGTAATCCATTTCCTCCCCTGGAGATTCTGGTAGGctgatgcaataaaaataaaataaaaaactgttaatgTCAAATTACTCTGgtatttttaaagcatttcagaTTGGAAAACTAGTTAAAACACCCTAAATTCCCAATATGACTCATATGTTTAGCTCCATTTAAGCAAAGAAGCAGGCATGGTAATAATGGGAGTTGCCCTGCCATAGCTCAGTGTTTATTATAACTGAATTACTCTCCATGCTCCCTTCTGAGTTAAGAGTACTTAATGCATTGCCTGGAcaatttcattttgttcatcCTAGGGCGTTCAACACTGTACCTCTGAAGGTCCTCTACCAGTGGCAGCAGGCTGCTGGGGTTACGAATTAGTTTGTCCAAGAAGGAAACGACATCTGTAAATTTGGGTCGATGATTCCTCTCCTTCTGCCAGCAGTGCAGCATCAGTTGGTGCAGGGCCACGGGGCATCCCATTGGTGCAGGCAGCCGGTAGCCCTCTTCAATGGACAGAATCACCTGTGGAAACATTGAGATGTGGTAAAGGGTAAGCATTTTGGAACCCAATTTTTCAGGATGGGCTCCAGACATCCTGGGCATTTATCACCATGTGTTCTTGTGGAGTTTGAGATGTCATCAGTCACTGCCCAAGCACTGTTCCTATTCAAAGTACGTATCTGACCAAGTATGGTGCAAAAACCCAGATGTGTTCTTGCCCTGTCCGTTTTATCGAGGATGCATAGGGAGGTAACTCATGTGGGCTGGGTACAGCCAAGTATCCCAAAATACTTTTTGAAGGTGTAAATCGGGTACACTGCTGGCCCATCATTTGCCCAAAACCATGCCAGCAAAGAAGTACAATGGCGGCAGCATCATGTTTTAAAAAGCAGGAACGGAGAGAATAGTTTAGTTGTGGGAAAGCTTATAGGACAAAGTACAGAggtatgtatttttatgaaaaCCTACCCCAGAAACTTAAGAGATTCAGAGTGACTCAAAGGTTCAATCTCCAATGAATGGTGATGGTAAGcatatagcaaaaaaaaaaagaaaaaaaaactttttgaatGTCCTTGGGTGACCTAGCCAAAAGCCGAAAAGTCACAGAATTCAGGTGCACAAAGCTTAGTGTACCCAAAAAACTAATACTTATACATACAAATACGTATGTCAATctgatatttctatttttcattttgaatacaTTTGAAACAATCATTTTCTAAAATGGGGTATTGAGTGGAAAACCACTTTTAAAAAGATCAGACACccacataaaaaataagaaatgtctCAGAAAACTTTCTGAATATGGTATATACAATAACTATTAAGGTGATTGTATTTTTATGGGTCACTTCTATCTTCTACAAATTGCTTCTGTATTAGCTCTCAAATTCTCATTGGTCTGCAATTCATGTGCTCAAGCTGCACTATCAGTCAATTCCCACATGTACCGTTTAATCCCTTTATCATTCCAGCTGATAGTGTGTATTAACCTCCATACAGAATCTCTCCATTTCTCTATGGGAACGCAGAGTATCTACATGTATCTTTGTAGGGAGCAGTGGTAAGTGGCTGACCAGGATGAGATAGTGTTAGGCTGGTTTTGTGGCTTGGCTGGCCTTTTGCCTTGGAAAGCACTTCTAAGCAATTCCCCAACAGCACAAATCCTCCCCAAACCCCGGGACCTTAgcgaatgtgtatgtgtgtctatgtatgaACGAGTTTGTGTGTAAGGGGTTGAAGGGATTACGGTGGAGCTTTCACACTCAGTGGAGAGAGGGATGGATCTGCTTCCACCGCGGGTCCCCCCCAATCCCTGACCACAGCCCAGGGATCAGCGGGTTGCTCAGCCACACTGAATCCACAGCTTTAAAGTCCCCCTCGACTGGACCCAAGTCCTCTGAACCTCTGAccttttctgctcttttccaTTCCCCCTGAATCATCTTTTTCATCCGTTTGCTGGATCTCACCAGCAGTTTTGTTGCtgacctcctctctctcagAGGTGGGTTTTTGATGTGAGAAAA
This window harbors:
- the LOC125017695 gene encoding ADP-ribosylation factor-like protein 6 isoform X2, which codes for MGLLDKLSGWLGLKKKEVNVLCLGLDNSGKTTIINQLKPANTQAQEIVPTIGFNIEKFKSSSLSFTVFDMSGQSRYRNLWEHYYKESHAIIFVIDSGDRLRMVVAKEELDTLLNHEDIRSKKLPVLFFANKMDVRDAMSSVKVSQMLSLENIKDKPWHICASNAVKGEGLQEGLDWLQEQIAQSYQNNEHMND
- the LOC125017695 gene encoding ADP-ribosylation factor-like protein 6 isoform X1 produces the protein MGLLDKLSGWLGLKKKEVNVLCLGLDNSGKTTIINQLKPANHSNHLGPLSEEWKHVSQTQAQEIVPTIGFNIEKFKSSSLSFTVFDMSGQSRYRNLWEHYYKESHAIIFVIDSGDRLRMVVAKEELDTLLNHEDIRSKKLPVLFFANKMDVRDAMSSVKVSQMLSLENIKDKPWHICASNAVKGEGLQEGLDWLQEQIAQSYQNNEHMND